GAAGAGCTAAGGGCGGATAACCGCCATAATCTATTGGACATATTAGACGATCTTAATTCCCGGAATTGTGTTAAACTTGGAGAAGGTGGCGGGGGGCAGGAGCTGGGCGACCAATTTAATAGCCCCCCAAAATGGCTGCTAAGCGGGACTCGCAATGACAACCTTAATGCTGATTTTTTCACAGCTTCCCAGTGAAGCACTAGGGCGACTTCAATCCCCCTATTCCCCCCTTTGAAAAAGGGGGTTAGGGGTAATACTGCTTATTTAAGGATCTCTACGGTGTATTTGATACCTTTGAAAATCTGGGGGCGGAGTTGGCGTAACCGAGTGGGCCAGTTGCTGACTTTACGTTTGATGGCGCGAGGATTGCGCCGTCCCGCCCTCGGGGGCACCCGCTCTTCCAGTATCTCGTCGAGCACATTTTCATGAAACGATTTTCTGTCCCGAGGGGGGAAGTGCGGCGAACCGAGGGAGTTTACGACGAATCACTCTGATGGCATGCACGTACGAGAGCCGGTCTGGATCCTCGTCGGCTTTCAACGCAGCTTCATGCATCAGACCACGGACGGCAAAATGGGCCATCATCAATCCATAGAACTCTTGACGCACCAGATCTGGTTGCTTACTGCGCAGAACGATTTGTCTGCCGCGCAAGTGCGTCTTGAATTCATCGAGGGCGTTCTCGATTTCCCATCGATCATGATACAGGGCAGCCAGTTCATTTGCCGGGGCGTCGGCGGGATCGAGGATGGTGGTGATCAGCCGATAGAGAAGCTCAGCCTCCGGTGTGTCCGGCAACGTGTACTCGATGACCCGAACAAACAATCCGTCCGTGTCATGACGACGCGCTTTTGTCGAGGGATACACCTTGCTCAGATAGGAGCCGTCCTCAAGGCGTTTCAGACATGGCAGGATCATGCTTTTTTTCACACGCCAAACCAGATCGGCACCGGTGGCGCGGGCCTTCTTCCACCCCTCGTAGCTGAAGAAGTTCCGGTCGGCCAGCTCCAGCATACCAGGTCGAAGGTAAGTCAACGACTCTTCGCTAAGCGTGGTCTCCCCCATATGGCATCCCCCCATCTGAGAGCCAAACAAAATGTGCGTTCCATTCTCCACCAACGAGACGAAGCG
This window of the Candidatus Auribacterota bacterium genome carries:
- a CDS encoding IS4 family transposase, encoding MARTIAELPKGARITDYISLGVLAKQFPADEVHSVLAETGKASRRQRDLPAHVVIYYVIALALYMQVSCREVLRCLLEGVRWLAEPDERIKVTGRAGISQARARLGSEPVKRLHDRVVRPIAERGTKRQTKGAWYRKWRVVSLDGSTLDVADTHENAEAFGQPGASRGQSAYPQIRFVSLVENGTHILFGSQMGGCHMGETTLSEESLTYLRPGMLELADRNFFSYEGWKKARATGADLVWRVKKSMILPCLKRLEDGSYLSKVYPSTKARRHDTDGLFVRVIEYTLPDTPEAELLYRLITTILDPADAPANELAALYHDRWEIENALDEFKTHLRGRQIVLRSKQPDLVRQEFYGLMMAHFAVRGLMHEAALKADEDPDRLSYVHAIRVIRRKLPRFAALPPSGQKIVS